One Littorina saxatilis isolate snail1 linkage group LG1, US_GU_Lsax_2.0, whole genome shotgun sequence genomic window carries:
- the LOC138967830 gene encoding uncharacterized protein, with protein sequence MAGPVTLLLKVSLPVLLLGIILLIVTLVSPHWFSAGSLNDNSYAGLWKACGSVKGNTVCVSYDGSPSWIAGPEALECMALSCGLAAFGLAFKMLFRNTKITSILATLLAALSGILGICGAGYFYHKETNDPLFSDTAWCFYVNIVSDVIMLAGSVVLLVHTVRMPRGDYTAVN encoded by the exons ATGGCGGGTCCGGTGACACTCTTGCTGAAAGTCAGCCTGCCTGTACTGCTGTTGGGGATAATTCTGCTGATCGTGACATTGGTGTCCCCTCACTGGTTCAGCGCTGGTTCTCTCAATGATAATTCTTATGCTGGCCTGTGGAAAGCCTGCGGCAGTGTCAAGGGTAACACTGTGTGTGTCAGCTACGATGGTTCACCGA GCTGGATAGCTGGACCAGAAGCGTTGGAATGCATGGCTCTGTCGTGTGGCCTGGCTGCCTTTGGCCTTGCCTTCAAGATGCTGTTCCGAAACACAAAGATTACCTCCATTCTTGCCACACTGTTGGCTGCTCTGTCTG GTATACTAGGAATATGTGGCGCCGGGTACTTTTACCACAAGGAGACCAATGATCCACTCTTTTCCGACACCGCCTGGTGTTTCTACGTCAACATtgtcagtgacgtcatcatgcTTGCGGGGTCAGTAGTACTGCTCGTGCACACCGTGCGCATGCCCAGAGGGGACTACACTGCTGTCAATTAA